The Actinomycetota bacterium DNA window GACCCCGACCGCATCCAGGCCGTCGCGGTGTGCGCCACGTCCGGCTCGGTGCTGCTCACCGACCGCACCGGGCGGCCGATCACCGCGAGCGTCATGTACGACGACGCCCGCGCCGGCGACGACGCCGACCGGGTGCGTGAGGCGGGCGCGTCGGTGTGGGCGTCGCTGGGTTACCGGATGCAGGCGACCTGGGGGTTACCGAAGCTGGTGTGGCTGCTCCGCGAGCACGCCGAACGGGGCTCTGATGTCCGCCTGTGCCATCAGGCCGACGTGATCACGGGGCGGCTGATCGGCCATCCGGCCGCGACCGACGCGAGCCATGCGCTCAAGAGCGGGTACGACCTGCTGGCTGACGAGTGGCCGTGGGACATCCTCGACCGGCTCGGGATCCCACAGGAGGTCATGCCGGATGTCGTCCGTCCCGGTTCCCGCCTGGGTGTCGTCGACGTGGACGCCGCATCACAGACCGGCATCCCCCAGGCGACGCCCGTGATCGCCGGCATGACCGACGGGTGCGCCGCGCAGCTCGCCGGCGGAGCGCTGTCGGTCGGGGACTGGACGTCTGCGCTGGGCACGACGCTGGTGCTCAAGGGCGTCTCGGAGGAACTGGTGAGATCTCCGACCGGGGCGTTGTACTGCCACCGGTCGCCGGACGGCCGCTGGCTGCCCGGGGGCGCGTCGAACGCCGGTGCAGGGGTCCTGACCGAGAGGTTCGGGGAGCGCGATCTGGCGGCGCTGGACGCACGAGCCTCCGAGCGGGAGCCCGCCACCGTCGTCGCCTACCCGCTGGTGTCGGAAGGTGAGCGGTTCCCGTTCGAGGCACCGGATGCCCAGCGCCTCGTCCTCGGTGAGCCGGTTGACGACGTCGACCTCTACGCGGCCCTCCTGCAAGGGCTCGCGTTCGTCGAGCGGCTGTGTTTCGACGAAGTCGATCGGCTCGGGGCGCCCACCGGGGGTGCGCTGCGGTTCACGGGGGGCGGAGCGCGGAGCGACTACTGGTCCCAGCTCCGCGCGGACGTCCTGCGTCGGACGGTCGAGGTCCCCGAACACACCGAGGCGGCGCTCGGGATGGCGCTGCTGGCCGCCGCGAACGGCGCCTCGATCCGCGACACCGCCCGCCACATGGTGCGCATCCGGGCGGTGTTCGAGCCCCGCCGCGAGGCCACCGAGCGCTTCGACGGCGCCTACCGGACGTTCCTCGACGCGCTCGAGGAACGCGCGTGGCTGGACGGTGACGCCGCCGACCACGCCCGCACCAGGCTCGGACAGTGAGGCGCGTCAACGTCCGGTGGTGCGCTCCGGCTCGCGGTCGTTGAAGACCGCCTGCCGCGCGACCTTCCGGGCCAGCGCCTCGGGGTAGCCGCGGCGCGCGAGGTAGCCCAACAGCCGCCGGTACGCGACCTCGGTGCCCACGCCCCGCAGCTCAGCGGCCCGCTTGTGAGCGACCGCGTACGCGGCGGCTTCGGGATCGGTGTCGACGACCGCGGCGAGCACCACCTCGATCACCTCTTCGGCGATGCCTCGCCGTTCGAGCGTTGCGCGGATCCGTCGCGGGGCGTGACCTCTGCGCCGCCCCTCACCGACCAGGCTCTCGGCGAACGCACGGTCGTCGACGATGCCGCGTTCCCGGCAGCGTCGCAGCGCGACCTCGATGGCGGCTGGGGCGTGGCCACGCCGCTGCAACGCCTGCTGCAGCCGCGCCTCGGACTTGGGTGCCTGCGCGGTCGCCCGTCTGGCGTACGCCACGGCTCGAGCCACGTCGTGCTCGAGACCTCCGCCTGACGCGGCCGATGGCGACCGGTCACGCGCCGGACCGGCCCTGTCACCGTGGGATCCGGGCAGCTCGACGCGGATCGGTTCCCGTCTCACCCCGCGGGCCATGAGCCACTGCTCGGCGTCGGGGAACGGCTGCTGGTCGGAGGCGCTCATCGTGGGCTGCCTGTCGGTGGTCGGCGTCAGCTTCCTACGTCGCCGGGATCCTCAGCTGGTTCCTCGGAGCCCACCTGCACCAGTCCCAGCGATTCCTTGGCCTTCTTCTCGATCTCGCGCGCGATGTCGTCGTTCTCCTTGAGGAACTGGCGCGCGTTCTCCCGTCCCTGACCGAGCTGCTCACCCTCGTACTGGTACCACGCACCGGCCTTCTTGATGACGCCGCTGTCCACGCCCACGTCGAGGATCGAGCCTTCCTTGGAGATCCCCTCCCCGTAGAGCAGGTCGAACTCGGCCTGGCGGAACGGGGATGCCACCTTGTTCTTCACCACCTTGACGCGGACCCGGTTCCCAACGAAGTCCTGGCCGTCCTTCAACGACTCGATGCGTCGCACGTCGAGCCGGACCGATGAGTAGAACTTCAGCGCCCGCCCACCCGGGGTGGTCTCGGGGCTGTTGTGGACCATCACGCCGTCCACGAAGTAGTTGTGGGTGCCTTCGACCTCGATGTCGAAACGGTGGGTCCGACCTTTCATCGGTGATCTGCGCTCGATCTTGGTGATCGGCATGGGCGTCGGCACGTACCGCATCTGGGCGAACACGGGCTCGATCCTGAAACGACCTCGGTACGTCGGCAGGAGCTTGTGCTCCATCGAGGGATGCACGAACGGAGCGATGAGCGCGTGGAGCTTCGCGGTCTCGTCCGTCGCGAACCGCAGGACCGCTGTGCCGGCACGGTCGATCAGCGTCGGTTCGATGCCCCACGTGTCACGCAGGTGCTCGACCAGCCGGCCCCGCGATGTGGGTTCGATCGCCTCGACGCAGATCTCCGATCGGCCGCTCTCCCCGCCAGAGCGAGCCTGCTCGCCTTGCGTTGCCAACGTGAAGGTCGCGGCGTCCATGTACCAGATCGCCAGCGACAGG harbors:
- a CDS encoding recombination regulator RecX, translated to MSASDQQPFPDAEQWLMARGVRREPIRVELPGSHGDRAGPARDRSPSAASGGGLEHDVARAVAYARRATAQAPKSEARLQQALQRRGHAPAAIEVALRRCRERGIVDDRAFAESLVGEGRRRGHAPRRIRATLERRGIAEEVIEVVLAAVVDTDPEAAAYAVAHKRAAELRGVGTEVAYRRLLGYLARRGYPEALARKVARQAVFNDREPERTTGR
- a CDS encoding FGGY family carbohydrate kinase, which produces MSGPPGVRPTDDHLWVGCDVGTQSAQVLAVTSAGEVVGDGTAGLTSRRDGRRHEQDPDGWWQAVVSACRAALRGIDPDRIQAVAVCATSGSVLLTDRTGRPITASVMYDDARAGDDADRVREAGASVWASLGYRMQATWGLPKLVWLLREHAERGSDVRLCHQADVITGRLIGHPAATDASHALKSGYDLLADEWPWDILDRLGIPQEVMPDVVRPGSRLGVVDVDAASQTGIPQATPVIAGMTDGCAAQLAGGALSVGDWTSALGTTLVLKGVSEELVRSPTGALYCHRSPDGRWLPGGASNAGAGVLTERFGERDLAALDARASEREPATVVAYPLVSEGERFPFEAPDAQRLVLGEPVDDVDLYAALLQGLAFVERLCFDEVDRLGAPTGGALRFTGGGARSDYWSQLRADVLRRTVEVPEHTEAALGMALLAAANGASIRDTARHMVRIRAVFEPRREATERFDGAYRTFLDALEERAWLDGDAADHARTRLGQ